One part of the Bacillus sp. FJAT-45350 genome encodes these proteins:
- a CDS encoding TRAP transporter large permease: MGSLLLFVILLVLFVISVPIAIALGLASVLFLLIMTDMPLITLPQRLFASLDSFPLMAAPFFILAGKLMEHGGISERLVDFAKSIVGQVKGGLAHVAIIACMFFAALSGSAAATTAAIGSLLIPAMVKAGYDRNFATAIHSAAGTTGIIIPPSVPLVLYGVSAGVSVSGLFIAGILPGIMIGVSLMLLAFVITTIKGYGSDLEKTNLKKVWVSFKRAFLALIMPVIILGGIYGGIFTPTEASVVAVVYGFIVGAFVYKQIKWAQMREILVSSVVTTSVILFIISTAGLFGMVLTREQVPQSVANFISAMDTSPVIILLIINLVLLAVGTFMETIASIIILTPILLPVATAIGLDPIHFGIIMIVNLSIGLITPPVGVSLFIGARVGNTTYEALVKAIIPFLLILIVNVLIISFVPAISLGLLK, encoded by the coding sequence ATGGGCTCTTTATTATTATTTGTAATTTTACTAGTGTTATTTGTAATTAGTGTACCGATTGCCATTGCTCTCGGTTTAGCATCTGTACTATTTTTACTTATTATGACGGATATGCCTTTAATCACATTACCTCAACGCTTATTTGCGTCATTGGATTCGTTTCCTCTAATGGCAGCACCATTCTTTATTTTAGCAGGTAAATTAATGGAGCATGGTGGAATTTCAGAAAGGTTAGTAGACTTTGCGAAAAGTATCGTAGGTCAAGTCAAAGGTGGTTTGGCACACGTTGCAATCATTGCATGTATGTTCTTTGCGGCGTTATCTGGTTCTGCGGCAGCAACAACAGCAGCAATCGGAAGTCTATTAATCCCAGCTATGGTGAAAGCAGGCTATGATCGAAACTTTGCGACTGCGATTCATTCAGCAGCTGGTACAACTGGAATTATCATCCCTCCGAGTGTTCCATTAGTTTTATATGGAGTATCTGCAGGTGTATCGGTTAGTGGATTATTTATTGCTGGTATCTTACCAGGTATTATGATTGGTGTATCGCTTATGCTATTAGCATTTGTGATTACTACGATTAAAGGGTATGGTAGTGACCTTGAGAAAACAAATCTAAAGAAGGTTTGGGTTTCTTTCAAGAGAGCATTTTTGGCACTCATAATGCCTGTTATTATTTTAGGTGGTATTTACGGAGGAATCTTTACTCCTACAGAAGCATCTGTAGTAGCAGTAGTTTATGGTTTTATTGTAGGGGCATTTGTTTATAAGCAAATTAAATGGGCACAAATGAGGGAAATCTTAGTTTCCTCAGTTGTCACTACGTCTGTAATCTTATTTATTATTTCAACAGCAGGATTATTTGGAATGGTCTTAACGCGAGAGCAAGTACCACAATCAGTTGCGAACTTTATCTCTGCAATGGATACGTCACCAGTTATTATCCTATTAATTATCAACTTAGTATTACTAGCCGTTGGTACATTTATGGAAACGATTGCGTCGATTATCATATTAACACCAATCCTACTTCCTGTAGCAACAGCAATTGGATTAGACCCAATTCACTTCGGTATTATTATGATTGTTAACTTATCGATTGGATTAATTACTCCACCAGTGGGGGTATCATTGTTCATTGGTGCTAGGGTAGGTAACACTACCTACGAAGCTCTAGTAAAGGCGATTATTCCATTCTTATTAATTCTGATAGTGAATGTATTAATTATTTCATTCGTACCGGCTATTAGTTTAGGATTGTTAAAATAG
- a CDS encoding TRAP transporter small permease codes for MWSKGLRVLNRSIENLTAVMLATMVILIFLQIVSRELLGSSYAWTEEVSRYLMIWVTFLGASFAFQHGAHIGIEYFKSKLPLLLQKIFTILAFISGSTFFYFMLVHGVAIVERQMGQTSAALNLPMGYAYLVIPISGVLMFINLLDVTLKSLKGNELINEDT; via the coding sequence ATGTGGTCTAAAGGATTACGAGTCTTAAATCGCAGTATTGAAAATCTAACTGCAGTTATGTTAGCTACTATGGTTATCCTCATTTTTCTTCAAATTGTTTCGCGAGAGCTTTTAGGAAGTTCCTATGCTTGGACAGAGGAAGTTTCTCGTTATTTAATGATTTGGGTTACTTTTTTAGGAGCATCTTTTGCTTTCCAGCATGGTGCACATATTGGAATTGAGTATTTTAAATCAAAGCTACCATTACTGTTGCAAAAAATCTTTACAATTTTAGCTTTTATAAGCGGTTCTACATTTTTTTATTTTATGCTCGTGCATGGAGTAGCAATTGTTGAACGACAAATGGGGCAAACATCTGCGGCATTAAACCTCCCAATGGGGTATGCATATCTAGTTATTCCAATTAGTGGAGTATTAATGTTCATTAATCTATTAGATGTAACGTTGAAGTCTCTTAAAGGCAACGAACTTATCAATGAAGATACGTAA
- a CDS encoding TRAP transporter large permease yields the protein MGSLLLFVILLVLFIISVPIAIALGLASVLYLIIMTDMPLISLPQRLFASLDSFPLMAAPFFILAGKLMEHGGISERLVDFAKSIVGQVKGGLAHVAIIACMFFAALSGSAAATTAAIGSLLIPAMVKAGYDRNFATAIHSAAGTTGIIIPPSVPLVLYGVSAGVSVSGLFIAGILPGIMIGVSLMLLAFVITTIKGYGSDLEKTNLKKVWVSFKRAVLALIMPIIILGGIYGGIFTPTEASVVAVVYGFVVGAFVYKQIKWAQMREILVSSVVTTSVILFIIATAGLFGMVLTREQVPQSVANFISAMDTSPVIILLIINLVLLAVGTFMETIASIIILTPILLPVASAIGLDPIHFGIIMIVNLSIGLITPPVGVSLFIGARVGNTSYEALVRAIIPFLLILIVNVLIISFVPAISLGLLK from the coding sequence ATGGGCTCTTTATTATTATTTGTGATTTTACTAGTGTTATTTATAATAAGTGTACCAATTGCCATTGCTCTCGGTTTAGCATCTGTATTATACCTAATTATTATGACCGATATGCCTTTAATCTCACTACCTCAACGCTTATTTGCGTCATTAGATTCATTTCCTCTAATGGCAGCACCGTTTTTTATTTTAGCAGGTAAATTAATGGAGCATGGTGGAATTTCAGAAAGGTTAGTAGACTTTGCGAAAAGTATCGTAGGTCAAGTCAAAGGTGGTTTGGCACACGTTGCAATCATTGCATGTATGTTCTTTGCGGCGTTATCTGGTTCTGCGGCAGCAACAACAGCAGCAATCGGAAGTCTATTAATCCCAGCTATGGTGAAAGCAGGCTATGATCGAAACTTTGCGACTGCGATTCATTCAGCAGCTGGTACAACTGGAATTATCATCCCTCCGAGTGTTCCATTAGTTTTATATGGAGTATCTGCTGGAGTTTCAGTTAGTGGATTATTTATCGCAGGTATTTTACCAGGTATTATGATCGGTGTATCTCTTATGCTTTTAGCATTTGTGATTACTACGATTAAAGGATATGGTAGCGACCTTGAGAAAACAAATTTAAAGAAAGTATGGGTTTCTTTCAAGAGAGCAGTTCTAGCATTAATTATGCCTATTATTATATTAGGTGGTATTTACGGAGGAATCTTTACTCCTACAGAAGCGTCAGTAGTTGCAGTCGTGTATGGTTTTGTTGTAGGAGCATTTGTTTATAAGCAAATTAAATGGGCACAAATGAGAGAAATCTTAGTTTCATCGGTTGTGACAACCTCTGTTATCTTATTTATTATTGCAACAGCTGGATTATTTGGAATGGTATTAACGCGAGAGCAAGTACCACAATCAGTTGCGAATTTTATCTCTGCAATGGATACGTCACCAGTTATTATCCTATTAATAATTAACTTAGTATTACTAGCCGTTGGTACATTTATGGAAACGATTGCGTCGATTATCATATTAACACCAATTCTACTTCCTGTAGCATCAGCGATTGGATTAGATCCAATTCACTTCGGTATTATTATGATTGTGAACTTATCCATTGGGTTAATTACTCCTCCTGTTGGAGTGTCGCTATTCATAGGGGCGAGGGTAGGGAACACCTCCTATGAAGCTCTCGTGCGAGCGATTATCCCATTTTTGTTAATTCTAATTGTAAACGTACTTATTATTTCATTCGTACCAGCTATTAGCTTAGGTTTGTTGAAATAA
- the dctP gene encoding TRAP transporter substrate-binding protein DctP — MKRHLIKVLGTAVIGMMALTGCGGSDDASTAPAGEGQDPVENTGEEFVIKIGHIGPPTHSYTLGIEALAEAIEEETNGQVKFEIYPGGQLGGERDMVEQVQLGSLDMGVYTSAPASNFVKELAVLDLPMIFRNHQHAYDTLDGEVGQELLGLIDNAGFKGLAFWENGMRHVITNGVQVRSAEDIKGMKMRAIENDLVLETYRALGSDPTPIAWPEVHTSLQQGVVDGLDNAYGVIHSTGIYEVQEYLSEVGLYYAAAVLIMNEDKFNSLPADIQEVFVRLGQEYAHVQRKMTTDDEEKQKAELVVLEDGLEILEFDEVDVESFREAVQPVYDKFGSQFGDLVERIQAVE, encoded by the coding sequence GTGAAGAGACATTTAATTAAAGTTTTAGGAACGGCAGTAATCGGTATGATGGCGTTAACTGGTTGTGGTGGGAGTGATGATGCATCAACTGCTCCGGCGGGTGAAGGGCAAGACCCAGTAGAAAATACAGGAGAAGAATTTGTGATTAAAATAGGTCATATTGGACCGCCGACACATTCATATACTCTTGGAATTGAAGCGCTTGCTGAGGCGATTGAAGAAGAGACGAATGGTCAGGTCAAATTTGAAATTTATCCTGGTGGACAACTTGGTGGAGAAAGAGACATGGTTGAGCAGGTTCAATTAGGTTCATTAGATATGGGAGTATACACGTCTGCACCTGCATCTAACTTTGTTAAGGAATTAGCAGTACTTGACCTTCCAATGATATTTAGAAATCATCAACATGCTTATGATACTCTTGATGGGGAAGTTGGACAGGAATTATTAGGTCTTATTGATAATGCAGGCTTTAAAGGGTTAGCATTCTGGGAAAATGGAATGAGACACGTTATAACAAATGGAGTACAGGTTCGTAGTGCTGAGGATATAAAAGGTATGAAAATGAGAGCAATTGAAAATGACCTTGTGTTAGAAACTTATCGTGCACTAGGTTCAGACCCTACACCTATCGCTTGGCCTGAAGTACATACTTCACTTCAGCAAGGTGTTGTAGATGGACTTGACAATGCTTACGGTGTTATCCATTCAACTGGAATCTATGAAGTACAAGAGTATCTAAGTGAAGTAGGACTTTACTATGCTGCAGCTGTACTAATAATGAACGAAGATAAGTTTAATTCACTTCCTGCTGATATCCAAGAAGTGTTTGTACGCTTAGGTCAAGAATACGCACATGTTCAACGTAAAATGACAACAGACGATGAAGAAAAACAAAAAGCAGAACTAGTCGTATTAGAAGATGGTCTTGAAATTCTTGAATTTGATGAAGTTGATGTAGAAAGCTTTAGAGAGGCTGTTCAACCAGTATATGATAAGTTTGGAAGCCAATTTGGAGATTTAGTAGAAAGAATTCAAGCTGTAGAATAA
- a CDS encoding TIGR04104 family putative zinc finger protein codes for MSKQKCTKCEHDLSWKAIQGSFLRGYRPISCPECGTEHKVKEHSKLIVAVLVAFPPVFFILVLASAFGLTAYQSLLGVFVYLMLIVALIPMIVRYELAENPR; via the coding sequence ATGTCGAAACAAAAATGTACAAAATGTGAACATGATTTATCTTGGAAGGCAATACAAGGTTCATTTTTAAGAGGATATCGTCCTATCTCTTGTCCAGAGTGCGGTACAGAGCATAAAGTTAAGGAACATTCAAAGCTAATTGTTGCGGTACTTGTAGCCTTTCCTCCTGTGTTCTTTATCTTAGTTCTTGCTTCAGCATTTGGCTTAACAGCCTATCAATCATTACTTGGCGTGTTTGTGTATCTAATGCTTATTGTTGCACTTATTCCAATGATCGTAAGGTATGAATTAGCAGAAAATCCTAGATGA
- a CDS encoding TRAP transporter small permease: MWTKGLRVLNRSIENLTAVMLATMVILIFLQIVSRELLGSSYAWTEEVSRYLMIWVTFLGASFAFQHGAHIGIEYFKSKLPLLLQKIFTILAFISGSTFFYFMLVHGMAIVERQMGQTSAALNLPMGYAYLVIPISGVLMFINLLDVTMKSLKGNELSSEDA, translated from the coding sequence ATGTGGACTAAAGGATTACGTGTTTTGAATCGCAGTATTGAAAATCTAACTGCAGTTATGTTAGCTACTATGGTTATCCTCATTTTTCTTCAAATCGTTTCTCGAGAGCTTTTGGGAAGTTCTTATGCTTGGACAGAGGAAGTTTCTCGTTATTTAATGATTTGGGTTACTTTTTTAGGAGCATCTTTTGCTTTTCAGCATGGTGCACATATCGGCATTGAGTATTTTAAATCAAAGCTACCATTACTGTTGCAAAAAATCTTTACAATATTAGCTTTTATAAGCGGATCTACATTTTTCTATTTTATGCTCGTGCATGGAATGGCAATTGTTGAGAGACAAATGGGACAAACGTCGGCGGCATTAAACCTTCCTATGGGTTACGCTTATCTTGTTATTCCGATTAGTGGAGTATTAATGTTTATTAATCTATTAGATGTAACGATGAAGTCTCTTAAAGGCAACGAACTTAGCAGTGAAGATGCGTAA
- a CDS encoding class II aldolase/adducin family protein, whose translation MKAELVLPKPPIFDTVAKERQHRKERLAASFRLFSRFGFDNGLAGHITVRDPEFTDCFWVNKFGMHFSQIKASDLLLVNHKGEILEGNGVVNGAALAIHTEVHLARPDVDAVAHTHSTYGMAWSSFGRLLDPISQDACAFYDDHGLLDVYNGVVLDYSEGEQLASTLGEKKAIILQSHGLLTVGKTVDEAAWWFITMEKCCQVQLMVEAAGQPKLIDPEIARMTRGQIGTSHVGWYSFQPLWDRITKEQPDLVE comes from the coding sequence ATGAAAGCTGAATTGGTATTACCTAAACCACCAATATTTGATACTGTTGCTAAAGAACGACAACACCGAAAAGAACGGTTAGCCGCGTCCTTTCGATTATTTTCTAGATTTGGCTTCGATAATGGTTTAGCAGGCCATATTACAGTACGCGATCCTGAATTTACAGATTGCTTTTGGGTAAATAAATTTGGAATGCATTTTAGCCAAATCAAAGCATCCGATTTATTATTAGTCAATCATAAGGGAGAAATTCTAGAAGGTAACGGCGTTGTTAACGGAGCTGCACTTGCGATTCATACTGAAGTCCATCTTGCTCGCCCTGATGTAGATGCTGTAGCTCATACGCATTCAACTTATGGAATGGCATGGTCATCGTTTGGCCGTTTACTCGATCCGATTTCTCAAGATGCTTGTGCTTTCTATGATGATCATGGCTTGTTAGATGTATACAACGGAGTCGTCTTGGATTACAGTGAAGGCGAACAACTAGCTTCTACTTTAGGAGAGAAGAAAGCGATTATCTTACAGAGTCACGGATTACTTACAGTTGGAAAGACAGTGGATGAAGCTGCATGGTGGTTTATAACCATGGAAAAATGTTGCCAAGTTCAATTAATGGTCGAGGCAGCAGGTCAACCGAAACTTATTGACCCAGAAATAGCTCGAATGACTCGAGGCCAAATTGGAACAAGTCACGTTGGGTGGTATAGTTTCCAACCATTATGGGATCGTATTACAAAAGAACAACCAGATTTAGTAGAATAA
- a CDS encoding DctP family TRAP transporter solute-binding subunit — MKLNKHFIKVIGTAVIGAMALTACGGGSDTSTSSEPTEVENNGEVITIKVGHIAPPTHSFTLGMEALTEAITEETDGQVQFEIFGGGQLGGERDMVEQVQLGSLDMGVFTTAPASNFVNDLAVLDMPMLFRDRDHIYNTLDGEVGQDILASVNSQGFKAFSFWENGMRHLSNNKQEIRSVEDMKGLKMRSLENDMILETYRTLGADPTPIAWPEVYTSFQQGVVDGHDNAIGVIESTNMYEVQDHLSLVGLQYAAAILMMNEDKFNSLPSDVQEVFVRLGAEFADVQRSMTADLEAEQLELLAGHGMQIIETGDIDLDSFRTAVEPVYEKFSGQFGDLVERINAVE, encoded by the coding sequence ATGAAATTGAACAAACATTTTATTAAAGTAATAGGTACTGCTGTAATTGGTGCTATGGCATTGACTGCATGTGGTGGTGGAAGTGATACATCAACTTCTTCTGAGCCAACTGAAGTAGAAAACAATGGTGAAGTAATTACTATAAAGGTAGGACATATTGCACCCCCTACACATTCATTCACGTTAGGGATGGAAGCATTAACAGAAGCAATTACTGAAGAAACTGATGGACAAGTTCAATTTGAAATCTTCGGTGGTGGACAATTAGGTGGAGAAAGAGACATGGTTGAGCAAGTACAGTTAGGCTCATTAGATATGGGGGTATTTACAACTGCTCCTGCTTCTAACTTTGTTAATGATTTAGCAGTATTAGACATGCCAATGCTATTTAGAGATAGAGACCATATCTACAATACGCTTGACGGAGAAGTTGGACAAGATATTTTGGCTTCAGTTAATAGCCAAGGATTCAAAGCGTTTAGCTTCTGGGAAAATGGTATGAGACATCTTTCAAATAATAAGCAAGAAATTCGTTCTGTTGAAGATATGAAAGGCTTAAAAATGCGTTCTTTAGAAAATGACATGATTCTTGAAACATATCGTACATTAGGCGCTGACCCAACACCAATTGCTTGGCCAGAGGTTTATACTTCATTCCAACAAGGTGTTGTAGATGGACATGATAATGCAATTGGAGTAATCGAATCAACAAACATGTATGAAGTACAAGATCACTTAAGCTTAGTAGGACTTCAATATGCAGCAGCTATTCTAATGATGAACGAAGATAAGTTCAATTCTTTACCATCTGATGTACAAGAAGTATTCGTTCGTTTAGGTGCTGAGTTTGCTGATGTTCAACGTTCAATGACAGCTGACTTAGAAGCAGAGCAATTAGAACTTTTAGCTGGACATGGCATGCAAATTATTGAAACTGGCGATATTGACTTAGATAGCTTCCGTACAGCTGTTGAACCAGTATACGAGAAATTCTCAGGACAATTCGGTGATTTAGTTGAAAGAATTAATGCAGTAGAATAA
- a CDS encoding TauD/TfdA family dioxygenase yields the protein MGVMLNGKVQGTSAWKGKELLKDESWIYFWSEEAIASLESALKNVEQKGLQAPDFTKEDFPIPDLVDEIAYFVEELENGRGFLLLRGLPVEKYTEEQASIIYYGIGLHMGIPVSQNIKGDLLGHVRNIGAVDTSNVRVYETNERLPYHADLSDVVGLLSLRKAKSGGLSSLASAMTLYNEIQEKYPEYLAILYRYFLMEHLGDGEPAFTPIFSYHDSKLSARYLRKYIEIAQDNAGHPLSKVEVEALDIIDSILHDEDIRVDMMLEPGDIQFANNYTVFHSRTQFEDHEDLDLRRHLLRLWLKMPNARELAPDFPGRNGIAKREEAAGV from the coding sequence ATGGGAGTTATGTTAAATGGGAAAGTACAAGGAACGTCAGCATGGAAAGGGAAAGAACTATTAAAAGACGAATCATGGATATATTTTTGGTCAGAAGAAGCGATTGCTTCTCTTGAAAGCGCTTTAAAAAATGTCGAGCAAAAGGGACTCCAAGCACCAGACTTTACTAAGGAGGACTTCCCGATTCCTGACCTTGTTGATGAAATCGCTTACTTTGTTGAAGAATTAGAAAATGGAAGAGGATTTCTATTACTTCGCGGATTGCCAGTAGAAAAATATACGGAAGAACAAGCGAGCATCATTTATTATGGTATTGGGTTACATATGGGTATTCCAGTTTCACAAAACATTAAAGGTGACCTATTAGGTCATGTAAGGAATATTGGAGCAGTAGATACATCAAATGTTCGTGTGTACGAAACGAATGAACGTCTACCATATCATGCCGATTTATCTGATGTAGTCGGATTACTTTCTCTTCGTAAAGCGAAATCAGGTGGTTTAAGCAGCCTTGCAAGTGCCATGACTCTTTATAATGAAATTCAAGAAAAATATCCAGAGTACTTAGCGATTCTTTACCGTTATTTCCTAATGGAACATCTTGGTGACGGAGAGCCAGCGTTTACTCCGATCTTTAGCTACCACGATAGTAAACTAAGCGCACGTTACCTACGTAAATATATTGAGATTGCACAAGACAATGCAGGTCACCCATTATCGAAAGTGGAAGTGGAAGCTCTTGATATTATAGATTCGATTCTTCATGATGAGGATATTCGAGTAGATATGATGCTTGAACCAGGTGATATACAATTTGCGAATAACTATACAGTTTTCCATTCTCGTACTCAGTTCGAAGATCACGAAGATTTAGACCTCAGACGTCACTTATTAAGATTATGGCTGAAAATGCCTAATGCTAGAGAACTCGCTCCTGACTTCCCAGGTCGAAATGGAATTGCGAAACGTGAAGAAGCAGCTGGAGTGTAA
- a CDS encoding ABC transporter ATP-binding protein, which translates to MSTVFTYIKPYRFFIIVALFLLFIELIVELIQPLFMAKIINDGIMQEDLSVVLYWGGIMVGMSFFAFIAGIINSFFAAHVSQNYGYDIRKHLYEKVQAFSFAQLNRFSTSSLITRMTNDITQIQTMIFMSLRIMLRAPLIVLGGTIMAFLVNPQIAMMIIIAVPILLLFLIWVLKKGRTLFALVQIKLDGVNKVMRENLTGIRIIKALLRRQYEEGRFKDVNDELRGKTVSALRLMEITMPLLLLIMNLSILGVLWFGSIGVANGNANVGEVVAVVNYATRITAAFSIFSMIIMMFSRGKASASRVSEVLDTKIEKASSTEASASIMEGEIEFNNVSFNYPEMQEPVLKNISFLAEPGKTVAILGATGSGKSSLFQLIPQLYDITNGKILIDGTDIQNIAVEHLRKQIGYVPQDVLLFTGTVKENILWGKEDASMEEVIDAAKMAKIHDAIMRMPNDYETVVGQKGVNLSGGQKQRISIARALIRQPRILLLDDSTSALDLKTEASLLDNLKRYTCTTMIITQKISTAMVADKVLLLEDGNLIAQGNHQQLLLSNSLYQDIYKSQFGEEHAHHV; encoded by the coding sequence ATGTCAACAGTCTTTACATACATTAAACCTTATCGTTTTTTTATAATAGTAGCACTTTTCTTGCTTTTTATTGAATTAATAGTAGAACTTATTCAGCCATTGTTTATGGCTAAAATAATAAATGATGGAATTATGCAAGAGGATCTTTCGGTTGTGCTTTATTGGGGTGGTATTATGGTTGGAATGTCCTTTTTTGCATTTATTGCAGGGATTATCAACTCATTTTTCGCTGCACATGTAAGTCAAAATTATGGTTACGACATTAGAAAACATTTATATGAAAAAGTTCAAGCATTTTCATTTGCCCAGTTAAATCGATTTTCTACGTCATCGTTAATTACTAGAATGACGAATGATATTACTCAAATACAAACGATGATATTTATGAGTTTACGGATTATGTTAAGAGCTCCTTTAATTGTTCTTGGTGGAACGATTATGGCATTTCTAGTAAATCCTCAAATTGCTATGATGATAATTATTGCTGTACCAATACTTTTGTTATTCCTTATATGGGTGTTAAAAAAAGGAAGAACGCTCTTTGCTCTTGTGCAAATCAAGCTTGATGGCGTTAATAAGGTCATGAGAGAAAATTTGACAGGGATAAGAATCATTAAAGCATTATTAAGAAGACAGTATGAAGAAGGTCGCTTTAAGGATGTGAATGATGAATTAAGGGGTAAGACTGTATCAGCTTTACGTCTAATGGAAATTACAATGCCTCTTCTTCTCCTAATCATGAATCTTAGTATTTTGGGGGTATTATGGTTTGGTAGTATTGGAGTGGCAAATGGTAACGCGAATGTTGGTGAAGTGGTAGCTGTTGTCAATTATGCGACAAGAATCACTGCAGCTTTTTCAATATTTTCAATGATTATAATGATGTTTTCTCGTGGAAAGGCATCTGCTTCGCGGGTATCAGAAGTATTAGATACTAAGATTGAAAAAGCTTCATCTACAGAAGCTTCAGCTTCGATAATGGAAGGGGAAATAGAATTTAATAATGTATCTTTTAATTACCCTGAAATGCAAGAACCTGTCTTAAAAAATATTTCATTCCTAGCTGAGCCAGGAAAAACTGTAGCAATACTTGGTGCAACAGGTTCAGGAAAGTCTTCATTGTTTCAGTTGATTCCACAATTATATGATATTACGAATGGAAAAATCTTAATTGATGGGACAGATATACAAAATATAGCCGTAGAGCATTTACGAAAACAAATTGGATATGTTCCACAAGATGTTTTATTATTTACTGGCACAGTTAAAGAAAATATTCTATGGGGTAAAGAAGACGCATCAATGGAAGAGGTTATTGATGCTGCGAAAATGGCAAAAATTCATGATGCTATCATGAGAATGCCAAACGACTATGAAACAGTCGTTGGACAAAAAGGCGTTAATTTATCAGGTGGACAAAAGCAACGAATTTCAATTGCAAGAGCATTAATAAGGCAACCGAGAATCCTTTTACTAGATGATAGTACAAGTGCATTAGATTTGAAGACGGAAGCCAGTTTGCTAGATAATTTAAAAAGGTACACGTGTACGACTATGATTATCACACAAAAAATAAGTACGGCTATGGTAGCTGACAAAGTGTTGCTACTAGAGGATGGAAATCTCATTGCTCAAGGAAATCACCAACAGTTGCTATTATCTAATTCACTTTACCAGGATATTTATAAATCTCAGTTCGGAGAGGAGCATGCCCATCATGTTTAA
- a CDS encoding ATP-binding protein — protein sequence MHNYIEPLLLNMLFLVVFLLFVPHIVDTNFKHTSENKKNIIKLFSSAFAVISCISFPFYVNDEIIMDLRWIPIIISGLYIGRKASVILVGVALTYRLLTSGADIGFYNATLVAFIILVAIIFSYGFFNKATKKGRFLIGIGLSLFIALILLVVLVYIAIEFISPYFLLSYTLIFLISTICIIYFLELMRETVYFNKRIIRAEKFEVVSQLASSISHEVRNPLTVVKGFLQMLNNNELPENKKKMYIELSLQEIERANDIIGNYLSFSKPTPEENVILDIKRELVHSIDLITPLLNMNSVTIETDIQPFYIKGDPKTFQQCLLNITKNCIEAMPDGGTLSIRTEEVFDKVMIEIADTGIGMTSVQLARLGEPYYTTKGREGTGLGMMAAIQIIEIMSGKFEVASKLHEGTQIRMFFQKI from the coding sequence ATGCATAATTACATAGAACCATTATTACTAAACATGCTTTTTTTAGTGGTATTCCTATTGTTTGTTCCACACATTGTAGATACAAACTTTAAACATACTTCGGAAAATAAGAAAAACATAATTAAATTATTTTCGTCAGCATTTGCTGTTATAAGTTGTATATCATTCCCTTTTTATGTGAACGACGAGATTATAATGGATTTGCGTTGGATACCTATCATTATTAGTGGACTTTACATTGGGAGAAAAGCAAGTGTTATTTTAGTCGGTGTAGCTCTCACATATCGCTTGTTAACAAGTGGTGCTGATATAGGGTTTTACAATGCAACTCTAGTTGCATTTATAATACTAGTTGCTATAATTTTTTCATATGGATTCTTTAATAAGGCTACAAAGAAAGGTAGATTCCTTATTGGGATTGGCTTGTCTTTGTTTATCGCATTAATTCTATTGGTAGTTCTTGTATATATAGCGATAGAATTTATTAGTCCGTACTTTTTGTTGTCCTACACATTAATTTTTTTAATAAGTACAATTTGTATTATCTATTTTTTAGAGCTTATGAGAGAAACAGTTTATTTCAATAAACGAATTATTAGAGCAGAAAAATTCGAAGTAGTAAGTCAACTAGCATCAAGCATTTCACATGAAGTACGTAATCCACTAACAGTAGTGAAAGGCTTTTTGCAAATGTTAAATAATAATGAATTACCCGAAAACAAAAAGAAAATGTATATCGAATTGTCTCTCCAAGAAATTGAGAGAGCCAATGATATAATAGGAAATTATTTAAGTTTTTCAAAGCCTACACCTGAGGAAAATGTTATTTTAGATATTAAACGTGAATTAGTTCATTCAATAGATTTAATAACACCGCTTCTTAATATGAATAGTGTTACGATTGAAACCGATATTCAACCTTTTTATATTAAAGGAGACCCGAAAACATTTCAGCAGTGCTTGTTAAATATTACGAAAAACTGCATTGAGGCAATGCCAGATGGAGGAACACTCTCAATAAGGACAGAAGAGGTATTTGATAAAGTAATGATTGAGATTGCAGATACTGGGATTGGAATGACAAGTGTACAACTTGCCAGACTTGGCGAACCTTATTATACAACTAAGGGTCGAGAAGGTACTGGTCTTGGAATGATGGCAGCGATCCAAATTATTGAAATTATGAGTGGTAAGTTTGAAGTAGCGAGTAAGTTACATGAAGGAACTCAAATAAGAATGTTTTTTCAGAAGATATAG